A stretch of DNA from Streptomyces sp. HUAS 15-9:
CGAGGCGCGCAGGAGGACGGTGATGTCGTTGCGCACCGCTGGGTGTCGGGGTCAGGATCGGCGTGCTACGACGCGCTCCCCGCGCCTGGCCGGACGGTGCTGACGCTCAGGCTGCCGAGCGTCCCGGCGCAGGCAGTCGAGCTGTAGGCGACGTAGATCGGGGTTGTCTGACCCGGCGGGTAGACCTGCAGGTATTGCGCGGCAGTCGGGTGGCACTGCTCCGCGGGGTAGTTGCCGGCGTTTGTGATCCGTAGCAGCGCGTTGCCGGTGGCCCCCGGCGCCAGCGTCACCAGCGTGGGGGGTGTGGTGGTGTTGCGGGTGGCGGCCGGGCCGATCTGACGGACGGGGCTGCCCCCGGCGAGCGACACCCCGGGGTAGCCGTACAGGGTGCAGGCGGTCTTGGAGATGTTGGTGAAGTCGATCACCTGGTAGACGCTGCCGGCGGCGCCCTGGCTGACACCCGGTCTGGCGTTCAGATAGCGGGTCGGGCAGGCGGCGGTACCCCTATGCGTGGTGCCGGCCGGCGCCTCGGTGCCGGTGCCCGTACCGCTGGCCCGAACTGCAGCCGCCGCGGCAGACGCCGTCGTAGCCGGTGCACCGGAAGTAGCCGGTGCGCCAGAAGTAGCCGGTGCGTCGGAAACCGTCGCTGCGGCGGTGCCACCGGAGGAGGAGCCGGCCGAGCCCGCGCTGCAGCCGGTGGCGATCGCCGCGATGCAGGCGAGTGCGGTGGCGGGGAGTACTCGCCGGAGTATGAGTGGAGCTGACAACGCGGTTGCCCTTCTGCTGCGCGGAGCGGCTCATTGGCCGTGTGACACTCATGACGCCGCGCGTGCGACGCCGGTTGTACCAGACACGTCCCGGCGGTTTCACTGTTGTGTCCCGGCCCCTCGGGGCCCAGACCGGCTTGCCGGACATGGCAGGTCCGGTGTTCCGGCCGGGTCCCGTCCGGCGAGGCTGGCAGCTGCTGGATCGCTCGTGTGCCCTTGCGGACAGGCAGTGCCCCTCACCCTTCAGGCGGTTCAGGGTCCACCGGACCGTTCGGATGGATCGAACAGTCCGTCGCGTCCGGGACGGAGCCAGTTTGCTGGCCGTGACGAACACCCGGCAGAGGGCGTCTGCGCCGCTCGGGCTCGGGGCGCACTTGGCCGTTGCGCGCGCCCCATGCTGTCTGGCGTTTGTCCACTGCAGGTGCTTTGACCTGCAGCGGAGTTATCCGGTTGTCCTGCCGGACGGCTCAGATGCTTCATCGCGATACGTACGGCTGGATTGGGCGGTAGTCATGGGACATCGATTCCGCGCCAGCCGCTTGCGGCGAGCGCGCGGGAACGTGACCACGGGCCTATCCCGCCCGCGGCCGGGGGTTCAGGAGGCCGCACGACAGTAGACCCAACGAGCTATTTATCGACAGCTATCTGGCCAGCGTGGTTGCCCACATCGGGTGTGTTCCTCGAACGAAGAGCATTGCGATACCTCGCCACCGCCACAACGGACTATGGGCGATCGCTGCCGCATGATGCGGGGCGGATCAGCTCGGCAGCTTCCGGCCATGGGGGAAGGCACCATCGGCTGTCAGGGTGGACCTGCAGGTGCCCGCCGTGCCACCGGAAGTACGACGGCTCGGGCGGGAAGATCCTGTAGCGGTGATCCGTCGTAGATGCTCCGTGCCGCACCTGCTGTCCGTTCTCCTGCTGACTCTCGTTTCCATGTCGGGCACTGCAGTCATTTCTCATGCGGCCGAGGCCTATCAGGCCGACTCCTGCGGTGTCGACAAGGTTCGTGGCGTTAAGGTAGCCGCATCGGCAGAATTTGATCACCGTGGCCAAGACTACAGCATGGTCACCAGCGTGATGGAAATCAAGATTCCGGCCGGATGGGGGCGCTCCGCGGATCTACTCCTGGACACTCACGCGTCTCGTTATCGTGAGGTGCTGCGCTGCCTTCTTGGGAAAGTCTCCGAAGAGGATTTCTATGACGAGAATGAGTGGCGGTTGAAGCCGCTCACGGTGCATTCCGACGAGAAGGGCGTAGTGGTTCACTACGAGGCCGTTGCTTGGGTGCAAGGGCTTGGCACGTATCACGTTGGCCCCTGGAGCCTAGCGGCCGGCAAGAGCATCTGGAGTATCCAACTGGCGCCCCCGGTGAGTCTTGCCAAGGCGGCGTGGGAAGACGTGCAGGTCCATACGGGGGGTCCCCGGCCGTTGTCGGTCGCCCCGCTGCCGGCCAGTGGCGAAAACGGCACCCTAATGAGCTGGCACAACAAGAGGCCGACTGGCTGCATGGTCACGTTCCGCCCGCCCGCAGCCCAGCAGTGGGGAGCAATCGCGGTGTCGTGGGGGCAGGCCTGGGAAGCTCTGGGGGTCTACAGCGGATCGGCCGCGGCCTGGAACGTGGTGGCAGGTGCCCTCTTGCTCATCGCGGCTAGAAAACTTCGACAAGGGCTTGGGCGACATCCGATCGAGGAGGAAGAAAAGGCATTGAGAACACTGCACACTTGGGCACTCCTGCAGGTGGGCCTCAGCCTGCTCGTCTACATGGGCGACAATGTCTACTACTTCATGGCGGATCGCTTTTCCTGGATTCACGACTACTGGTCAACCGTGGCTTTGTTTTCGCTGCTGTTCCTGGGGCTCACACTTTGTCTCTTCGGAAAGTTGCAGAAGTCCTTGCTTGCCCTCGCGTGCGCACTGACCTTATCTATCGTCGGACTTTCCGTCGGCTCTGAACTGTCAGAAGATGCACTATTGCCCGTATCTGATGTCTATATTTCCCCTGCCGGAACCCGCGTAGTACTGATCGCGTATGCGGCCGCAGTTTTTGTGTTTTGCGTGGGCATAATTTCGGCAGGGCAGAGACCTCTGCCGCCGGAGGGGCGAAGATTGTCGACATGGCAGCTGGTCTCTATTTCCACAGGATTTTCGGTGTTGACTGTCCTGTGGGAGGTCCCGGCCCTTCTCCGCGACTGGAATCGCCGCACTTGGCTTGCCGACCCCGCCTGGCCGACATACAAGGAAAGATTTAATGAGTCATACGACTTGTGGTGGGACAGGTTCCCTGACGCGGCACTTCCGTATCTGTGGGAATGTACATGGATTGTCTTGACGGCGCTGGTGTTGCTGGGGGCACTTCGCGTCTGCCGAGCAGAACGAAGTGACACTGGTTCGTTCACGCCCACTCGGCCGGAAATGTTTCTTCTCGTGGTCTTTTTCGCACTGGTTGCGCTGCCTGACTACTCAACTTACTTCGGCATCGCGGGTTACATTCTGGGCCCACTTATCGGTCTCTGTGCTGCTTGGATGATTCTGTCCTTGGCGCGTTCCAAGTCCGTGCTGCGACAGTCTTCCGCAGGGGGCATTCCCCTGGGCCAAGTCATTTCACAGACCGATCGATCGCACCTGTTGAGCATGGTGCGCCACTATCGAGAGCTCCAGGATCAGCTTCATCACGCCGACTCCGGAAACGGGGCCGGACGTACGGTGACTCAGTCGATCGAGCAGCAAATCGATCAACTGGATCGATGCCTGCCCGAAGGGGTCAGGCCCATTGACGTGGCCTTCGCCCTGGGCCCCATGGCCACATGGTGGGCCAATGCCTGCAGGTGCGCGATCATCGCCTGCTTCGTCGGCCTCCCCGCGACCGCGGTGATGTATTGGAACGACATGGTCGGAAACAACAACTGGGTCCTGACAACCCTTGTCTCCCCTGTATTTCCTTCAATCGTGCTTGACGTTCTCTACTGGCAGCTCACCTGGATGGGCGGAGCATTCTTTCTGGGAGCGCTTTGGCGTGACCTTCCCGGCCGTCATGGGCCGACGAAAGCATTCTGGGTCGCTGTCGCTTTCTCAATTCCCGTTGGCGTTCACCGGATTCTTGGCGAACTCAGCGGGCAGAGCCTTCAAGGTACGGTCGCCGCTATTGCCACCTTCACATCGGTGTTGACCGTTACAGGTTTGGTTATGGATGTGCAAACGTTCCAGAGTGAACGGCGTTACTGGCCCACGAGCGCCAGTCTGGTCGTGTACATCTACCGGATGCGTCTTGCCTCGGTCGCATTCTTTCTGGCGCAGATCGTGGCCCTCGCCTCGGTCTGGAAAGCTCTGCGGGAAGGCGGCCCCACGGCACCACCCCCCTCCCGATAAGATCGCAACGGTCTTCACACGGTGATGAGCAGGGAGCTGTTGATAAATAGCTCCTTGGTTTCTGAGGTCTGTTGGCCCGTAGGCAGGGCGGCGTCATTCAGCGGATCTGCATTTCTGTCCGTGCACTGGCACAAACCCACCAATCACCAAGCCAGCGCCATGGCGGGCCCCGCTCCCACACCGAAACCCTGCCAGACAGCACCCCCGCGGCAAGTCAGTGCCCGTCAGCCGTAGAGGACGACCATGGAGGCGAGTAGCAGCACGGCCGAGGCTGCGAGGGCCGGAATCCGGTAACGGCTCCATGCGGCGAGGGCGCATGAGAACGACCAGGCCCCGCCCGTGCACGCGACAGCCCACCAGCCGGCTGTCGCGTGCGCAGCCCCGAGCAGAATCGGCGCCAGTATCAGCGTCGGTGGGATGACGGCGAGCCGTGGCCGGATGCCCAGTCCCTTGTACACGACGACCAGCACGGTCAAGGAGCTCGCGAAAAGGAACGGAATGGCTGTCAGGTTCCATCCGGTGAAGCAGAGTACGCCGGGGTCCGGACCGCAGATGCGGTCACTGCGCCGGTGGACCCATGACAGGTAGGCCAAGGCGCCGGTGGCCAGGACAGCTCCGCTGGCGGCGGCGCCCAGCAGCCGTGGCAGGGCGGGCGCCGGTTCTGTACGGGGGGTGGTCATGTCGTGCAGCCTTCCGTATGCGACGGCCGGGGGCCTGAGTACCGGTACTCAGGCCCCCGGGTCAGTTGTCGGTCATGGCTTCCGAAGGGTCTGTTCCAAGGTGTCCGCGTAGATACGGGCACCGGCGATCTTGGGGTGGAGGGTCTGCATGGACGCCTTCGGGCTTTCGGTGTCCGCCTTCTCCCGTCCGTTCTCCACGACGGCGTGAATGGTCTCCGGACTGCCGCAGGCGGCCTTGCCGTCGAAGTTGGCCCGCGGGTCGGCGAAGACTGCCCACGTTCCGCCGAGCTGCTCGACGGCGCCCTTCATCCCGGCCGCGAGACTGTCGGCCAGATCCCGTACCCAGTCGTTCTGACGGTCTCGTAGGGACCGGGGAAACAGCTGTGGTCCTTCTCCACCAGGCGGGGTAGCCCATGAGGACGACCTCCGCGTGCGGGGCCTGGGTGTGCATGGCGTTCAGAGTCAGGGCGATCTGCGGCCGCACGGAGTCGTGCAGCCACTTCGGGGCCAGTCCTTGAGGGCGCCTGTGGTGTCACTCGTCCTTTCACCGGTCGCAGGGTCGACGTTGTCCAGTTCAGGGTGGTCGGTCTCCGGGTACAGGTCAGAGCCGTTCGCTCCGGTGACCGCCTCACCGGAGGAGTAAGAGGTGTGCCTGGCTCACCCTGCCCGCGCGCGGCGAGAACGACGGCCCGTACGCGTGCACCGTCCAGTTCCTCGGCTACGGCGAAGGCCGCGGCCATGTTCTGGACAACCTGCTGTGGCCCGCGCTCGGCTACGCCACACTCGTGGTCGACACCTGGGGCCAAAGCGGCGCCGGCGGCCGGTGTCATCTGAGCTGCGATGAGGTGTACGTCGGTGAAGTTCCGCTTCGGCGAGGCGCCTTCGGGGTCCGCCACGCCTTCGTCAGGTCACGGAAGGCTCGCAGGTTCCAGGTCGCCACCAGGAGAATTCGAGCCGCCCGACTTCGCTGGTACGGCGTCATCCAGGACGGCCTCCGACTGGGCCACCTGCGCGGTCACTGTCTGCGGCGGGGTCAGGACGTCGGCTTCAGCGGGCACAAGGTCCTCCTCGACACGGGAGCTGCGACCTCGCAGCGTGCGTTCTCACGCCCGACTTGAACAAAACCCCATGCGGGTGACCCGGCATCCCTTGGGCGGCTGCCCGGACCGTGCGAATGCTGCGCTGCAGCACGACAGCCTCCGCCAGGGATATGAGTGGCAGGACCACGAGCCGCCCGTGCAGCAGCCACAGTCCCTGACCAATTGCTGCTCGCACAGCAGACCGGTTCCAGCGTTACGTGCGTGGCGCGCAGCACGAGAAGCTGCGACTGGAAATCCGTGCCGTGCACCGGCAGCTACAGCCGCTCTGACGCCACCGGACCAAAGGCTTCGCCCGTAGGGACAGTCGCGCCCCGGGTCAGCAGATTTCCCTTGGCAGGGGTCAGACCGTGCAGAACCGGCCATATCGGATAATACGCCGCACGTCGGATTGTAGTGTTCATGCCTGACCCATAGCGTGTGCGAGGCATCCGCGGCTGGGTGATGCCCCGCATCACAGCACACGGCCGCGCACCCATGCCCGCCCTTCGACCACAGCGGGCCACCGCCAACGGAGGACCATCATGAGCCTGCGCACTGCCCTCGCTACCGCCACCGCGAGATCGGCGGCGGCTGTTCTCGCCACTGCGGCGCTGCTGCTGGCCGGCACCACGGCCGCGCACGCCGTCACACCCAGGCCCAAGGGTCCGGCCATCGCCGACGGCCAGATCTACTACTACGCGCTCCAGAACCAGAACACTGGCCGCTGCGTGGACGACTCCTGGGACTACGGCCTGCGCGCGTTCACCTGTAACGGGCTCAACTACCAGAACTTCAACTGGTACAAACAGACCGACGGCACCTGGGTCGTCCAGAACCAGAACACTGGCCGCTGCATCGACGACAGCACCGACTACGGCCTGCGCGCGTTCGGCTGCAACTACCTCTCCTACCAACGGTGGACGATCATCTACCAGTCCGACGGCACGAAAACGTTGAGGAATCAGAACACCGGCCGCGTGATCGACGACAGCACCGACTTCGGTCTGCGCGCGTTCGGGTACAACGCGCTGTCCTACCAGAGGTTCACGTTCGTCGGCTGACATCCCAGCCGGCCGCGGCCGTGCGCACCGTTGCTGCTGCGCCCGGCCGTGGCGCCTCGATCAAGCTTGCACCGCGCACCTCACGCTGCTCGACGAAGCCCATGGAATCGCGACTCCGGTCTTTCCGAAGGGGGCCGGTTCGTCCGTGCGGTCCGGCCGCGCCGGGTGAGCTCCGAGCCGTTCGGCGACGAATCCTTCGAACTCCCGCCCGGCGAAGTCCTTGTCGGCCAGGATCACCTGCCCGGCCCGGATCAGGTGGTGATCGCGTTCCAGTAACGCGGTCACCACCTCTCGCTCGCCGAGCTTGGGGCCGGCCAGGCACCAGGAGACCGTCATGCCCTCGGCGGTGGTAGCAGGTACAGCCGGTATGAACCGCGAGTGGCCGCGGCAGTAGCCGTAGCCCGCGTGTCCGGCCATGATGCGGTGCTGTTCCGGGTCCGGCGGGCGCGAACGTCTTCGCGCAGGGGCCTGGAGTTTTGCAACGGCGGCCTTGTGCCCACCTGGCGGCAGGTCAGGCCGTCCATCACAGGCTCGCGCCGCGTCTTCTGAACGGCGGGCCCGGTGGGCGCGGCCCGTCTCCGTACCGCCGTGGTAGGCGGTACGGACGTAGGTGACATCGGTGGCGTCCGCCGTGAACTGGTCGTCGTACACAGCGCTGTTGCCGTTCCTGACCGACGGTCTCACCACAGAAGAACCGCGCCCAACTCCAACTCGCCATCGTCGACCGGCATATGGTCGTGGTCATGGGTGAGCCCGTCCAACGGCGCGCCGCTCACACCGGTGCTTCCACCAGGCCCTCCGACAGCCAGCGCACCACCGACTCCGCGCGGTACGGCCGCCCCTGGGGAGCGATCTGGCGCAGGAAGCCGAGGTCCTGGCCGATCGTGACGATGGGGGGCTCCACCATGCCGTGCGGACGGCGCTGCCCCAGCCCGACAGCGGCCAGCAGACCGTTGCACAGGCACTGCCGTCCCTCGGTCTGCTCGGCCGTACCGCCCTTGCGGACGTACATCGCGGTGGGCTCCGCCGGGCAGCGATAGCCGATGGTGCCGCGCTCGGTGCGGTAGGGGGTGCGCAGATAGCCGAGGTCGCAGACCCGGGGGCGTGTCGAGCTCACGCCCGGGTCGGCCAGCGTGCCCGGCAGGTCGGCGACCTTGAACGGAAAACTGGTCGGAGAGGCCGCGGGGTCGTTGCGCACGGTCAGTTCGGAGCGGAGCTCACGCTCGACCATGTCCCGCCGCAACTGCGGGTCAAGGCCGGACTCCTCGCAGAGCGCGAAGACACTGCCGAGCTGGACGCCGGCCGCGCCCACTGCCCTGGCCCGGCGGACATGGTCCGGTCCGCACTGGCCGCCGGCGATCCAGAAGGGCAGGCCGAGGGCGGCCATCTTCGCCAAATCAGGGGTGTCCCGGGGGCCGTAGAGAGGATCGCCCTGCTCGTCCAGGCGCATCGGCCCGCGCGGTGGCGCGCTGTGCCCGCCGGCGCGGTGGCCCTCGACGACGAAGCCGTCCGGGGTGGTCTCCGGGGAACGGTTCAGATACGACGCCAGGGCCGGCAGCGAGACGATGGCCAGGACGTCGGGACGGCGCAGGGGCCCCGGCTGCGCTCCGCGCAGTATCGAGGCCGGATCGAAGCGCAGGTCCACGGGCTTGTCGTCACCGTCGACGTCCAGTCGCGCGGTGACGGGCCGCAGTTGGGCGAGCTGGGTCGCGATGCCCGGGATCTGTGCGGGAATGCCCGCACCGACCAGCACATAGTCCACGCCGGCCAGGATCGCGCCGAACATGGCGGGGACCGTGGCGAGCTGGACCTTCTCCAGGTAGTTGATGCCGACCGGTCCTTCGTGGCCTTCCCGGGCGAGCCACACCTCGCAGAAGTTGGCCACCACGGTCAGCGACCGGCCCGGGCACGCTTCCTCGGCCGTCAGCCGGGGTGTGGCCGCGAAGCGCTCGTCGGCGCCGATCCCGCCCTCGACGAAGTAGCGCTCCTGTATGGAATCGGCAAGCTCCCGTACGGGGAAGGCGGCCAGCGCCCGCCTCAGGTGGCCGCCGGGGTCACCGCCCTGCAGCACCCGGATCAGCAGGGTGTCCAGGGCGGTACCGGAGACGACACCCAACTGTCCGGTACGCGCGACGGCACGAGCCAGGCGCCAGCCGGACACGCCCACCCCCATTCCGCCTTGGATCAGCCAGGGC
This window harbors:
- a CDS encoding DUF4232 domain-containing protein codes for the protein MSAPLILRRVLPATALACIAAIATGCSAGSAGSSSGGTAAATVSDAPATSGAPATSGAPATTASAAAAAVRASGTGTGTEAPAGTTHRGTAACPTRYLNARPGVSQGAAGSVYQVIDFTNISKTACTLYGYPGVSLAGGSPVRQIGPAATRNTTTPPTLVTLAPGATGNALLRITNAGNYPAEQCHPTAAQYLQVYPPGQTTPIYVAYSSTACAGTLGSLSVSTVRPGAGSAS
- a CDS encoding DUF6185 family protein translates to MDLQVPAVPPEVRRLGREDPVAVIRRRCSVPHLLSVLLLTLVSMSGTAVISHAAEAYQADSCGVDKVRGVKVAASAEFDHRGQDYSMVTSVMEIKIPAGWGRSADLLLDTHASRYREVLRCLLGKVSEEDFYDENEWRLKPLTVHSDEKGVVVHYEAVAWVQGLGTYHVGPWSLAAGKSIWSIQLAPPVSLAKAAWEDVQVHTGGPRPLSVAPLPASGENGTLMSWHNKRPTGCMVTFRPPAAQQWGAIAVSWGQAWEALGVYSGSAAAWNVVAGALLLIAARKLRQGLGRHPIEEEEKALRTLHTWALLQVGLSLLVYMGDNVYYFMADRFSWIHDYWSTVALFSLLFLGLTLCLFGKLQKSLLALACALTLSIVGLSVGSELSEDALLPVSDVYISPAGTRVVLIAYAAAVFVFCVGIISAGQRPLPPEGRRLSTWQLVSISTGFSVLTVLWEVPALLRDWNRRTWLADPAWPTYKERFNESYDLWWDRFPDAALPYLWECTWIVLTALVLLGALRVCRAERSDTGSFTPTRPEMFLLVVFFALVALPDYSTYFGIAGYILGPLIGLCAAWMILSLARSKSVLRQSSAGGIPLGQVISQTDRSHLLSMVRHYRELQDQLHHADSGNGAGRTVTQSIEQQIDQLDRCLPEGVRPIDVAFALGPMATWWANACRCAIIACFVGLPATAVMYWNDMVGNNNWVLTTLVSPVFPSIVLDVLYWQLTWMGGAFFLGALWRDLPGRHGPTKAFWVAVAFSIPVGVHRILGELSGQSLQGTVAAIATFTSVLTVTGLVMDVQTFQSERRYWPTSASLVVYIYRMRLASVAFFLAQIVALASVWKALREGGPTAPPPSR
- a CDS encoding RICIN domain-containing protein; translated protein: MSLRTALATATARSAAAVLATAALLLAGTTAAHAVTPRPKGPAIADGQIYYYALQNQNTGRCVDDSWDYGLRAFTCNGLNYQNFNWYKQTDGTWVVQNQNTGRCIDDSTDYGLRAFGCNYLSYQRWTIIYQSDGTKTLRNQNTGRVIDDSTDFGLRAFGYNALSYQRFTFVG
- a CDS encoding nitronate monooxygenase; this encodes MSTPRTRADLPWLIQGGMGVGVSGWRLARAVARTGQLGVVSGTALDTLLIRVLQGGDPGGHLRRALAAFPVRELADSIQERYFVEGGIGADERFAATPRLTAEEACPGRSLTVVANFCEVWLAREGHEGPVGINYLEKVQLATVPAMFGAILAGVDYVLVGAGIPAQIPGIATQLAQLRPVTARLDVDGDDKPVDLRFDPASILRGAQPGPLRRPDVLAIVSLPALASYLNRSPETTPDGFVVEGHRAGGHSAPPRGPMRLDEQGDPLYGPRDTPDLAKMAALGLPFWIAGGQCGPDHVRRARAVGAAGVQLGSVFALCEESGLDPQLRRDMVERELRSELTVRNDPAASPTSFPFKVADLPGTLADPGVSSTRPRVCDLGYLRTPYRTERGTIGYRCPAEPTAMYVRKGGTAEQTEGRQCLCNGLLAAVGLGQRRPHGMVEPPIVTIGQDLGFLRQIAPQGRPYRAESVVRWLSEGLVEAPV